Proteins found in one Candidatus Nitrosopelagicus brevis genomic segment:
- a CDS encoding beta-CASP ribonuclease aCPSF1 produces the protein MQKKQQQQADQSSQNIMATILTSIPKDANVTKIDYEGPRIALYTDKPRFLMENNEIISNLVNQIKKRIVIRTDEKIRKSEEDARKILDALVPDDAGLEATFFDTATGEVSIEVKRPWLCQRNAEEFNHTEVTEQTGWRLRIRKSTTKPSNTIKSINYQLKISSADRAKQLKSVGEEIFRPRLVQKSEVSLLTLGGFGQVGRSCMLLTTPDSKVLIDCGVNPGARTPSEAYPRLDWANISLDELDAIVIGHAHLDHTGFLPVLTKYGYRGPIYCTEPTLPMMNLIQLDAIKVAGAQGRTPMYAERDVHQIMKQTIGLSYGTVTDISPDIKLVLANAGHILGSASCHFHIGNGDHNFVYSGDIKYGKSMLLESADTRFPRVETLLVESTYGAKEDIQPTREEVEGAFIKSVNEILKGGGKVLIPIPAVGRAQELMMVIDKYMKSGQLIESPVFMEGMIQEATAIHEAHPEYLERSLKQKILETDDNPFDSEYFTNIEHADGRDEPLREDTPCIVIATSGMLEGGPVLEYFRNFAPNPKNKILFVSYQVNGTLGRRVMDGARQVTIMGRDGKVEVVTINCGTEKLEGFSGHSDYNQLMSYVQRLRPKLRRVLVNHGERRKSQNLSSAINRMYRVTTHYPQVQEAIKLF, from the coding sequence TTGCAAAAAAAACAACAGCAGCAAGCAGATCAATCTAGTCAGAATATAATGGCTACCATACTGACAAGTATACCCAAAGATGCAAATGTCACAAAAATTGATTATGAAGGACCTCGTATTGCTCTTTATACAGACAAACCACGTTTCTTGATGGAAAATAATGAAATAATTTCCAATCTTGTAAATCAAATTAAAAAACGAATTGTAATACGAACAGATGAGAAAATTAGAAAATCTGAAGAAGACGCAAGAAAAATTTTAGACGCCTTAGTTCCAGATGATGCAGGATTAGAAGCTACATTTTTTGATACTGCAACTGGTGAGGTTTCAATTGAAGTAAAAAGGCCATGGCTATGTCAAAGAAATGCTGAGGAGTTCAATCATACTGAAGTTACTGAACAGACTGGTTGGAGACTAAGAATAAGAAAATCAACTACAAAGCCATCAAACACAATAAAATCAATCAATTATCAATTAAAAATCTCATCAGCAGATAGAGCAAAACAGCTAAAATCTGTTGGAGAAGAAATTTTCAGACCTAGACTTGTTCAAAAATCCGAAGTATCCTTGCTAACATTAGGAGGATTCGGGCAAGTTGGTCGTTCTTGTATGTTATTGACTACGCCAGATAGCAAAGTTTTGATTGATTGCGGTGTTAATCCGGGTGCTCGAACTCCATCTGAAGCATACCCTCGTTTGGATTGGGCCAATATTTCATTAGATGAGTTAGATGCTATTGTTATTGGACATGCACACCTAGATCATACGGGATTTCTACCTGTTTTAACAAAATATGGGTACAGAGGACCAATCTACTGTACAGAACCTACTCTTCCTATGATGAACTTAATTCAATTAGATGCAATCAAGGTTGCAGGTGCACAGGGGCGTACCCCAATGTATGCTGAAAGAGATGTTCATCAAATTATGAAACAAACTATTGGTTTGTCATATGGAACTGTAACTGATATTTCTCCTGATATCAAACTTGTATTGGCAAATGCTGGTCATATTTTAGGTTCTGCATCATGTCATTTCCACATTGGTAATGGTGATCATAATTTTGTTTACTCTGGTGATATCAAATATGGAAAAAGTATGCTTTTAGAAAGTGCTGATACAAGATTCCCACGTGTAGAAACCTTACTGGTAGAAAGTACATACGGTGCAAAAGAAGACATCCAGCCTACAAGGGAAGAAGTTGAAGGTGCATTTATCAAATCTGTAAATGAAATTCTCAAAGGTGGTGGCAAAGTTCTCATTCCAATTCCAGCAGTAGGTCGTGCACAAGAACTAATGATGGTTATTGACAAGTACATGAAATCTGGTCAGTTAATAGAATCTCCTGTTTTCATGGAAGGAATGATTCAAGAAGCAACCGCAATACATGAGGCACATCCTGAATATCTTGAAAGATCATTAAAACAAAAAATTCTAGAAACTGATGATAATCCATTTGATTCTGAATATTTCACAAATATCGAACACGCAGATGGAAGAGATGAACCGTTAAGAGAAGATACTCCTTGCATTGTTATTGCTACATCTGGTATGCTTGAAGGTGGTCCAGTCTTAGAATATTTCAGAAACTTTGCGCCAAACCCAAAAAACAAAATTCTCTTTGTTTCTTATCAGGTTAATGGAACTTTAGGAAGAAGAGTCATGGATGGTGCAAGACAAGTAACTATCATGGGTAGAGATGGCAAAGTGGAAGTTGTTACAATTAACTGTGGTACAGAAAAACTTGAAGGATTTAGTGGTCACAGTGACTACAACCAATTAATGTCATATGTACAAAGATTAAGACCAAAACTTCGTAGAGTTTTAGTTAACCACGGAGAAAGAAGAAAATCACAAAACCTCTCATCAGCAATTAATAGAATGTATAGAGTAACAACTCATTATCCACAAGTTCAAGAAGCAATAAAATTATTTTAA
- the psmB gene encoding archaeal proteasome endopeptidase complex subunit beta, translating into MSNNVEEKILHGTTTVGIKATDGVVLCADMRASAGYFIANNNTMKIQKIEQHVGLTLAGGVADAQNIVDVLRYHANLHRIQNQEPIPVNSLARLTSLMFHQNRGYPFIADILVGGVDAKGPSLFNIDMFGSVENKNYVTTGSGSPVAYGLLEEEYNKDLTLEDAKVVALRAVKAAITRNIGTGDGINVALVDKNGFRLLTEEQKKAVLPL; encoded by the coding sequence ATGTCAAACAATGTAGAAGAAAAAATATTACACGGAACAACCACTGTAGGTATCAAGGCTACAGACGGTGTTGTCTTATGTGCTGATATGAGAGCCAGTGCAGGATATTTTATTGCAAATAATAATACAATGAAAATTCAAAAAATTGAACAACATGTTGGTCTTACATTAGCAGGTGGTGTAGCAGATGCACAAAATATTGTCGATGTATTACGTTATCATGCAAATTTACATAGAATTCAAAACCAAGAACCAATTCCAGTTAACTCCTTAGCAAGACTAACCTCTTTAATGTTCCATCAAAATAGAGGTTATCCATTCATTGCAGACATCTTAGTAGGTGGTGTTGATGCAAAAGGTCCTTCATTATTTAATATCGACATGTTTGGATCTGTAGAAAATAAAAATTATGTAACAACTGGTAGTGGTTCTCCAGTTGCATATGGTCTGTTAGAAGAAGAATACAACAAAGACTTGACACTAGAAGATGCAAAAGTTGTTGCATTACGTGCAGTCAAAGCAGCCATAACACGAAATATTGGAACTGGTGACGGAATCAACGTAGCATTGGTTGATAAAAATGGATTCCGTCTTTTAACAGAAGAACAAAAGAAAGCAGTACTTCCTCTTTAG
- a CDS encoding peptidylprolyl isomerase: MTFKKGQLILLDYTAKIKDSGEVFETTNEDDAKKHSIHDPNIKYMPKLVSVGEAWVLKGLDDALPETKAGEKKTIEVSAEKGFGARDKGKVRMIPLRKLGEDAEKVSVGDTVEIDNKKGIIRFIGSGRVQIDYNHRFAGKTIVYDVDIKKSLDSDDDKVTEILKSRLPVENDKINFKKTGGVVDITIPEEIYRADGLAIIKHFTQMDLFKFVPALTKVNFVESYENKTAKKEEKPAKPAEKKSK, translated from the coding sequence TTGACATTCAAAAAAGGACAATTAATTTTACTTGACTACACCGCTAAGATCAAAGATAGTGGTGAAGTTTTTGAAACCACAAATGAAGATGATGCAAAAAAACACTCCATCCATGATCCTAACATAAAATATATGCCAAAATTAGTTTCTGTAGGAGAAGCTTGGGTTCTCAAAGGACTAGATGATGCTTTACCTGAAACAAAAGCAGGTGAAAAAAAGACAATTGAAGTTTCAGCTGAGAAAGGATTTGGTGCAAGAGATAAAGGTAAAGTTAGAATGATTCCTCTAAGAAAACTTGGGGAAGATGCAGAAAAAGTATCAGTAGGCGATACTGTTGAAATTGATAACAAAAAAGGAATTATTCGTTTTATTGGTTCAGGTAGAGTTCAAATTGATTATAATCATAGATTTGCAGGAAAAACAATCGTATATGATGTTGATATAAAAAAATCTCTTGATTCAGATGACGACAAAGTAACTGAAATTTTAAAATCAAGACTGCCAGTAGAAAATGATAAAATTAATTTCAAAAAAACTGGTGGTGTAGTAGACATTACAATACCTGAAGAAATTTACAGAGCAGATGGATTAGCAATAATCAAACACTTTACTCAAATGGACTTGTTCAAATTTGTTCCAGCCCTAACTAAAGTAAACTTTGTAGAATCATACGAGAATAAAACAGCCAAAAAAGAAGAAAAACCAGCAAAACCTGCTGAAAAAAAATCTAAGTAA
- a CDS encoding pyridoxal-phosphate-dependent aminotransferase family protein, which yields MEYLVMLPGPTNVPERVTRAMVTPSINHRSDDFVELYEECVDNTKKIFETEGDAVCLSASGTGATECSVVNLVKKDDKVIIPVNGEFSTRLAQQIEWAGGQAIRIQTEPGVNATFDQVKEAFDNNKDVKAFYCVWNETSTGTMINYLDRIKDLTSRNDSYYVLDGVSIVGGEELHMDKWGIDIAMTGAQKAFACPPGISPICINGRTRKYMEDNPPNTMYFNLPRYFKYYEEAKHTPFTPALPVLYAYREAMRIILEEGMEKRIQRHRICSDALYSGLSAIGLTPFADENSRSTVVIALNYLDGLEDKIFRDTLAKKFRILVAGGFGNLKGKVFRVGCMGEVDRYHVMRCISGIASTLSMMGYDTDTQAGLKLAEEKLKPLESL from the coding sequence TTGGAATATCTAGTTATGTTACCTGGTCCAACAAACGTACCAGAACGTGTTACACGTGCAATGGTTACTCCATCAATTAACCACAGAAGCGATGATTTTGTTGAACTATACGAAGAATGTGTAGATAACACAAAAAAAATATTTGAAACAGAAGGAGATGCAGTTTGTCTATCTGCTTCTGGTACTGGTGCAACAGAATGCTCTGTTGTAAATTTAGTCAAAAAGGATGACAAAGTAATCATTCCTGTTAACGGTGAATTTAGTACTCGTTTAGCACAACAAATTGAATGGGCCGGCGGTCAGGCAATTAGAATTCAAACTGAACCAGGTGTTAATGCAACTTTTGATCAAGTAAAAGAAGCATTTGATAACAACAAAGATGTTAAAGCATTCTATTGTGTATGGAATGAAACATCAACTGGAACTATGATTAATTATTTGGATAGAATTAAAGATCTAACATCAAGAAACGATTCTTACTATGTTTTAGATGGTGTATCTATTGTCGGTGGTGAAGAACTTCACATGGACAAATGGGGAATTGACATTGCAATGACTGGTGCACAAAAAGCATTTGCATGTCCACCAGGAATCTCACCAATTTGTATTAATGGTAGAACTAGAAAATACATGGAAGATAATCCACCTAACACAATGTACTTCAATTTACCAAGATACTTCAAATATTATGAAGAAGCAAAACATACACCTTTCACTCCTGCATTACCTGTACTATACGCATACAGAGAAGCAATGAGAATTATTCTTGAAGAAGGAATGGAAAAAAGAATTCAAAGACATAGAATATGTTCAGATGCATTATACTCTGGACTATCTGCAATTGGATTAACACCATTTGCAGACGAAAACTCCCGTTCTACTGTTGTAATTGCATTAAACTATCTAGATGGACTAGAAGATAAAATCTTCAGAGATACACTTGCAAAGAAATTTAGAATTCTAGTTGCAGGTGGATTTGGAAATCTAAAAGGCAAAGTTTTCAGAGTTGGTTGTATGGGTGAAGTTGATCGTTATCATGTAATGAGATGCATATCTGGAATTGCATCAACATTATCAATGATGGGATACGATACCGACACTCAAGCAGGTCTAAAACTTGCTGAAGAAAAACTAAAGCCATTAGAGTCGCTCTAA
- a CDS encoding nicotinamide-nucleotide adenylyltransferase yields MIGFLIGRFQPFHLGHLEAIKFALSKVEHLHVGIGSSNKSHEKRNPFTADERKKMILSSMNSEIEKNVSLHYIPDVDDHSKWTHLVDETIPQYDVVFSNDDFTHELYGKRGKSIIAVDLKSRSDLSGTNIRNLILTDQNWKQFLPSGTVEVLTQIDAKKRLEDL; encoded by the coding sequence TTTAGAGGCAATAAAATTTGCATTATCAAAAGTTGAACATCTTCATGTTGGAATAGGAAGTTCAAACAAGAGTCACGAAAAAAGAAATCCCTTTACCGCTGATGAAAGAAAAAAGATGATTTTGTCATCTATGAATAGTGAAATAGAAAAAAATGTGTCACTACACTACATTCCTGATGTTGATGACCATTCAAAGTGGACTCATCTTGTTGATGAGACAATTCCTCAATATGATGTAGTTTTTTCAAATGATGACTTTACACATGAGCTTTACGGTAAACGAGGAAAATCCATAATTGCTGTAGATTTGAAATCCCGCAGTGATTTGTCTGGAACTAACATACGAAATCTTATACTAACCGATCAAAATTGGAAACAATTCCTCCCTTCGGGAACTGTAGAAGTTTTAACACAAATTGATGCAAAAAAACGGTTGGAAGATCTTTAA
- a CDS encoding sn-glycerol-1-phosphate dehydrogenase has protein sequence MELPRQIVVGEKNIGQVGEFLRSLSNPKKVSIISGKNVKKIIGKEIDESLKNSKIMAVWHLAKSNQVKETATIQKKVKSTKSDIIIGLGGGRSVDIAKLCAFNLKKPFVSIPTSASHDGIASPFVSVRGDKPHSLVATAPLGVFVDLDIIKKAPRKLLASGCGDLMAKVTAVHDWELGRDKVGEYYGRYSANLASMSAEILIESAENFSKKNIDVRVIVEALISAGVASCIAGSSRPCSGAEHLFSHAIDHLEFGIGLHGEKCGIGSIMIAKLQGQNWKEIVKTLKKSGAPTTAKEIGLKPKTLAKAMVIAQSLRPERYTILKEVKMTEKDALKLAKTTGVL, from the coding sequence ATGGAACTCCCAAGACAGATCGTTGTCGGTGAAAAAAACATTGGACAAGTGGGAGAATTTTTACGATCACTTTCCAACCCAAAAAAAGTTTCAATAATTTCAGGAAAAAATGTAAAAAAGATAATTGGAAAAGAGATTGACGAATCATTAAAAAATTCAAAGATAATGGCTGTATGGCATCTAGCAAAATCAAATCAAGTAAAGGAAACAGCTACGATTCAAAAAAAGGTAAAATCAACAAAAAGTGATATTATCATAGGTTTAGGAGGAGGACGTTCAGTAGATATTGCAAAATTATGTGCATTTAATCTGAAAAAACCATTTGTCAGTATACCTACCTCTGCCTCTCATGATGGAATTGCAAGCCCATTTGTTTCAGTAAGAGGGGATAAACCACACTCACTAGTAGCAACTGCACCACTTGGCGTGTTTGTAGATTTGGACATAATCAAAAAGGCTCCTAGAAAATTACTTGCAAGTGGATGTGGAGATTTGATGGCAAAGGTAACTGCGGTTCATGATTGGGAGTTAGGTCGTGACAAAGTAGGGGAGTATTATGGAAGATATTCAGCAAATCTTGCTTCAATGAGTGCAGAAATACTAATTGAAAGTGCTGAGAATTTTTCAAAAAAGAACATAGATGTTAGAGTTATTGTTGAAGCATTAATCAGTGCAGGAGTTGCATCATGTATTGCTGGAAGCAGCAGGCCTTGTTCAGGTGCAGAGCATCTATTTTCACATGCAATTGATCATTTAGAATTTGGAATTGGATTACATGGAGAAAAATGTGGTATTGGTTCCATAATGATTGCAAAACTGCAAGGACAAAATTGGAAGGAGATTGTTAAGACACTAAAAAAATCTGGTGCACCAACAACAGCAAAAGAGATTGGATTAAAACCAAAAACATTAGCTAAAGCAATGGTCATAGCACAATCATTACGACCTGAGAGATATACAATACTAAAAGAAGTTAAAATGACTGAGAAAGATGCATTAAAGCTTGCAAAAACTACAGGCGTTCTCTAA